The Chitinophagaceae bacterium nucleotide sequence CATGCGGCAATTGTATTCAATAACATAAGGCTCGTTGTTAACTTTAATCAACCCAATGAACACAAAGCCTTTATAGATCATCTTCTCCTTATGAAAACCGCTGATGGTTGGTTTAATAATCCGCTCTTCCACTTTGCCCATAAATACTTTATCAGCAAATGGCACTGGACTTACAGCACCCATTCCACCTGTATTTAAACCAGTATCCCCCTCTCCAATACGTTTATAATCCTTGGCTTCGGGTAAAATACAGTAGTGCTCACCGTCTGTTAATACAAACACACTTACTTCAATTCCATTCAGGAATTCTTCAATCACCACTTTCTTTCCTGCTGATCCAAACTTATCCTGGTGAATCATCATATCAAACTCTGCAATTGCTTCCACATGGTTGTTACAGATAATGACCCCTTTTCCTCCTGCTAAACCATCAGCCTTTAATACAACAGGCAATGCATGGTTCATCAAAAAATCCCTTCCTTCATCAAAATTCTTAATGGTAAATTCTCTGTAAGAAGCTGTGGGAATATTCTGCCTTTCCATAAAAGCTTTTGCAAAGGCTTTACTTCCTTCAAGCTGTGCAGCGAACTTTGATGGCCCGATTACGCCCAGCCAACCTTCGGCAAAAGGCAATATTTCATGGGCTGATTGAAAATAATCATAAACACCATGTACCAGCGGATCTTCGGGACCAACAATGACCATATGAATTTGATTGGCTCTGCAAAACTGTTCGGCAGCAGAAAAATCGCCATCAACTCTGATGTCAATGTTTGTACCGCATAAAGCTGTACCTGTATTTCCCGGAGCTATATATAAATTTTCACATAATGGGCTTTGAGCCAATTTCCAGGCGAGGGCATGTTCACGACCGCCTGAACCGAGGAGCAAAATATTCATGAGTGCAAGATAAGATTTAGATAAACGAATTTAAGGGTTGAGATGATACCCCCATTGCCGTTTGTCAATTTCAATGATTGATTTCCAAATGAGCTGTTTATGAATTTATTCCTTACTTTCGGAAATTCACTCTTAATCACGTAAACCATCTGTATGAATCAATCTGTCGCTCAAAAAGGTCATCCCAAAGGTCTGTGGGTTTTATTTGGAACGGAAATGTGGGAACGCTTTAACTATTATGGCATGCGTGCCATTTTGGTTTTGTTCATGACCAAAGCATTGATGTTTGATAAAGCTTTCGCTTCAAACTTATATGGCAGCTATACGAGTCTTGTATATCTCACCCCATTAATTGGAGGTTATATTGCAGACAGATTTTGGGGAAACCAGCGCTCCATTATTGCGGGTGGTATTGTGATGGCCCTGGGTGAGTTTATATTATTCTTTTGCGGATCAACTTACGAATCATCACCCGGTCTTTCATCTGTTTTATTCTTTTCAGGATTGGGTTTAATGATTGCGGGTAATGGTTTTTTCAAACCTAATATTTCCTCATTGGTTGGTCAGTTGTACCCCAAAGGTGATCGAAGAATTGATCCTGCATATACAATTTTTTACATGGGCATAAATGTTGGTGGCGCAATTGGCCCCCTTGTTTGCGGGTTGGTAGGCGATACAGGAAATCCTGCAGATTTTAAATGGGCTTTCTTAGCTGGAGGTATTGCTATGTTGCTGAGTGTTATTGTACAATTAATGTTTCATCATAAATACGTAGTTGATCCTGAAAACAAAGTATTAGGTTTAACTCCCAAAGACTCTCCTGCTATCTGGATAAAACCAATAGCAATGATATTAGGATTGGCTGCATTATCATCAGCTGCAATTGGAATGTTATATGTTGATGCAAAAATTTTTAGTTACCTACCCTATTTATTAGTTGGTTCAGCTATTTTTATTTTTGCAATGATTATGTCAGACAAAACGTTAACCAGTCATGAAAAACAAAAGGTATTAGTCATTTTTATAGTTGTTTTCTTCGTTATTTTTTTCTGGAGTGCATTTGAACAGGCTGGTGCTTCACTAACCTTTTTTGCCGATGAACAAACTCAAAGAGTGGTAAATTTGAAAATACCAATATGGTTAGTTTATTCCCTTTCGGCACTTTTATTACTCTTCAATTTCTCATTAATAAAAAAAACAGCAAAGAATCTATCGGGTGATTTTCATAAACGATTGAGGATAACAGTCTATTTTTTGTTGGCGTTATTTACTGTAGGTATTTTATATCTTGCTTATTCTATTTACTCTTTAAATCAATCTATAATAGATTTCAAAGAGGTTCCAGCAAGTTGGTTTCAATCACTAAATTCTATTTTTGTAGTAGGTTTTGCACCTCTGTTTGCTTGGCTTTGGTTTAAACTGGGTAAATGGGAGCCCTCTGCCCCTACAAAAATGGCAATTGGGTTACTGCTACTTTCTTTTGGTTACTTGTGGATTGCGTTTGGAGTAAATAATGTTGCGACAGGAATAAAAGTTAGCATGATCTGGCTTACAGGGATGTATGCTTTACATACTTGGGGTGAGCTTTGTTTATCACCTATCGGTTTGTCATTGGTAAATAAGTTGGCACCATTTAAATATGCTTCCTTACTGATGGCGGTTTGGTTTTTAGGAAATGCATTTGCCAATAAACTGGCAGGAGTATTAAGCGCTTTATATCCCGATGGAAAACCAACACATTTCCTCGGTTATGAAATGAATAATATGTATGACTTCTTTATGTTGTTTTGTGTAATGGCAGGAATAGCTTCTTTAATTTTGTTCCTGCTTACCAAGAAGCTTCAGAAAATGATGCGCTCGGGAGAATAAATCAAATTGTCTTTCTTTACACCCCGATGAAAAATTTCATCGGGGTTTTTTTATTACCTTCCTCAATCAAAACTAACGCCATATGTCTGAACAGAAATTTCAACCCTTTGTTCCTGATGACAGTAATATGCCTGAGTTCACTGTTAAAAGTGTACTGGTTGGTGCTGCTTTCGGAATTATCTTCGGCGCATCTACTGTTTATCTTGCCTTAAAGGCCGGGTTAACAGTAAGTGCATCCATCCCGATTGCAGTTCTGGCAATTACATTGGGAAGGCGCTTCCTGAAAACAACCATACTTGAAAACAACATTATTCAAACAACAGGCAGTGCCGGTGAAAGTATTGCCGCAGGTGTTGTATTTACCTTACCCGGATTTTTGTTTTTAAGTGAAAAAGACAGTTCGCAGTTCTTCAACTATTTTACCATTCTTACACTGGCAATCTTTGGTGGCATCCTCGGCACATTGATGATGATACCCCTGCGTCGTGCATTAATTGTAAAAGAACATGGCATACTTCCTTATCCTGAAGGGACTGCCTGTGCCAGTGTATTAAAAGCAGGTGAACGTGGAGGCGATTTTGCCAAAACAGCTTTTCTTGGTTTGGGCTTTGCATTTGGTTATGCTATTCTACAAAAGATATTTCATGTTATTGCCGAAACTCCTTTCTGGATGACCAAACAGGTGAATAAATTTTTCCCTTCAGCAAAAGTTAGCGGAGAAATTACGCCTGAGTATTTGGGTGTTGGTTATATTATTGGTCCAAAGATCAGTGGTGTGCTGGTTGCCGGTGGTGTGATTGCATGGTTTGCATTTACTCCATTACTGGCTTCGCTTGTTCCTCCTGATACAATCGCTGCTCAGTTAGTGAAGCTGGGTTATTTAAGTGGTTTAGATAAAACTGGCGGACCTGGTGGATGGGACCCCATCAATCATACCTTCGCCGATTTTTCTACAGCAATCTATCGTGCATACATCCGGCAGATTGGTGCAGGTGCTGTTGCAGCAGGTGGTTTCATTACGTTGATCAAAACAATCCCTACTATTGTTTCCTCTTTCAAAAGCAGTCTTGGTTCAATGAAAAAACAGGATGGCGAAGAAGTTGTTATAAAAAGAACTGAAAGGGATTTGAATATCAAGATTGTTTTATTCGGAAGTATTGCACTGGTTTTATTAATGGCCATTTTACCACAGGTGCCCGGTACAAATATCGGCAGTAAATTATTATTGGGTTTACTGGTTGTAATTTTCGGAGCTTTCTTCGTTACAGTTTCATCCAGAATTGTTGGCCTGATCGGATCTTCCAATAATCCAATCAGTGGTATGACGATAGCCACAATCATGGGGACCTGCCTGATCTTTATTGCCGTTGGCTGGACAGGTAAAGTATTTGAACCTATGGCACTCGTTGTTGGTGGTATGATTTGCATTGCAGCAGCAAATGCCGGCGCAACTTCACAGGATCTAAAAACAGGTTATATTGTTGGTGCTACGCCAAAATATCAACAGATAGCTTTGTTTGTAGGCGCTGTCGTTTCTTCTATTGCAATTGGTGCCACCATTAAAATATTAGATACACCAACAGCAGATATGATTTCACAGGGAATTACACATGCAATTGGTACAGACAAGTATCCTGCTCCACAGGGAACACTGATGGCTACATTAATTAAGGGGATTCTTTCGTTCAACCTTGATTGGCAGTTTGTACTGGTAGGAGTTTTTATTGCTATCACTATGGAACTATGCGGCATTAAATCGTTAAGCTTTGCTGTAGGTCTATACTTACCCTTATCCACAACACTTCCTATCTTTTTGGTGGCTTAATCCGTGGCCTGGTTGATAGGAAAAAGAAGAAATCAGGTGAGGAAATTTCTGCAGAAGAAGAAGATCTTGGAAAAGGTAATTTATTTGCAACAGGTTTAGTTGCCGGAGGTGCATTGGCAGGAGTATTGGTTGCCATCCTTTCGGTAAATGATAATGTTACAAAAGCACTTGGTTATATAAATGCTGAACATGGTTTGGTGAATACAATAAGTCAAAACGGTTATTATCTCTTAGGTGCTGCTTTCTTTATCTTCATGGGTTATACACTGTACCGTATAGGAATAAAGAAAACGGAAAAATTAAAAGAGTAAGATCATTATCATTACACATAAAAAGAAAAGCCTCTCTTCAGAGGCTTCTTTTTTTTACAACAACTATAAAAACTGGTTAGTAAGTACAAGTTTAAACAAGGCCTAACATTGAAGCTGCTGCTTTTGCCTGGCGGAGCATAAAAAACTCCGGGGCTGGTTGTGCAGCAATTTCTTCATAGAGGTCAGTGTATCTGGCAGTGATATTATCAATGCTGTATTTGTAACGCAACTTCCATCCGTTATTCACCAGCTGATCACGGTATTCTGCATTTTCTATGACATTTAAAATACCGCGGCGGATATCAATTACATTATAAGGATTTACTTTACAGGCTGCATTGTCTGCAATTTCATCCATTGGCGAAATGCGGCTTGTTACCAGCGGACGGCCTACAGCACATGCTTCAAGTATGGGCAATCCAAATCCTTCATATGTAGAAGCAAATACAACCATATCACATAACTCATACTGATGCTTTAATTCATCAAATGAAAGATTGGTATAGCTCTTAAAATCAATTTTATTTTCCTGCAGTGCCAGTTGAGTATCTACATCAAGGCTTCCGATAATATGTAACTCACAGCTGATGCCTTTTAAAGCTACAGCAAGGTTCTGTATATTCTTATTGTCTTTCGTACCGATCTGCAGCAAACGTGGCTTCTGTGTATTGAATTCTTTCGGAGTAAATTCAAAACGTGGATCAAAAAAATTAGGAACCACTTTTACTTTCTCTTCGTTTACACCTGTTAACTTAATCAGTTCTCTCTTTGTTTTTTCACTGATTACAGTAATGGTGTTTGCACGCCACATGGGTAACTGGTACCAGAATAATTTAAACATCCAGTATTTCATATCCCATTTACTGTATTTGGTCAAAAACACGCAATCATGAATGGTAAGCACCGTATTCCGTTTCTTCATTCCTAATGATACATAATGAATATCACCGGTAATATGATTGATCTTACCTTGATTCTTACTTGCCTTAAAAATATTTGTGAAAATGTTCAGTATTGAGGGCACTTCAACCTTCTTAGCCTGAAAGTTGCTTTGCGTATTTACCTGTGCAAACACATTGTCAAATAATGACTCAATACTGAAGGCATGAAGCCTTCTTTTGCGGAAGAAATATGATACTTCCATAAGAATTGGACGATGTTTAGTTTCTCTGAATATTGGACTATACAAATATAGACGCACCAGAGTCCTTAAACAATAGGAGTTTCCACCTAATCTGCAAGCGGTAATTTTACGCAGAACTAACCCCTCAAACAAACAAGGTCCTGTCTAAATAAAATCAAGTGGTTTTATTTGCTGTTTCAATATCAGATCAGCATCAGCACCCAGCCATTTATTCAAAACTGTTGCATACACCTGTTTAAAATCCAGTTGAAACTTCACATCACCATCATCCAGATTAGTAAGATCAGGCAATGGGTTATAGATTCCCTTTTGCTTTAAACCTCCGCCTATAAAAAACATATTATTCGCTTTGCCATGATCTGTTCCTGCACTTGCATTTTGTGCTACTCTTCTTCCAAACTCTGAGAAAGTAAACAGTAACACATCATTGAACCTGTTATTACTTTTCAAATCCTTTACAAATGCTTTTACGGAATCGTTTAAATCAGTAAACAAACGTTTCTGCTGTGCTTCCTGGTTAATATGAGTATCAAAACTTCCAAGTGAGATATAATACACTTTGGTATTAATTTCACTGAAGATGAGGGAAGCAATTGTTTTTTAACCCTTTACCTAAATCAGAATTAGGATATGTTTCAGAAGAAGGACGTTGCTTGCTCTGTTTGAAAATATAATCAGCACTTGAAATGGTTTCAGCCATGGTTTTGTATAAGTAATCAACCGGCTGTTCATGTGCATCATTCTTATGCTGGGCTAAAATTTCTTTGAAATATTTTTCCTGGCTGGTATTATACAAACGTCGTGGATCTTCCAATGCCAATCCTTTAATCTGATCACCTTTTAAAGCAAGACTCAGCACATCATCAATTTCCAATGCCTGTGTTGGTTTGTCACAACCTTTGCATTGAGCATCTAAATACCTGCCCACCCAACCAGTGTTCCAGTAATCTTTACTGTCGCTGGCTGTATGCCAGATATCCATACTGCGGAAATGACTTTTATCAGGGTTGGGATAACCCACACTGTTGAAAATTCCCAGGCTTCCATCATCATAAAATTCTTTGAATGCCGTGAGCGATGGATGTAACCCTGCTTCATCAGTAAGTGATAGGGCTGCATTCTTTTGAATACCCAGCTTTGGACGGTTACTGAAATACAAATCATTCCTGTAAGGGATTACTGTGTTCAATCCATCGTTACCACCACTCAATTGAATGATCACAGTTACTTTATTTCCCGGTGGTACAAGTTTCCCCGATTCAAATGCTTTTAAAAACTGCGGCATAAAAACCGAAGCAGTTGCCAGTGAACCGAGTTGTATAAATTCTTTGCGCTTGAAGTACATAAATCGTTTTGTTTAGATGATAGCTGATTAACACATCTGGTATTCAGGAGTACACATTAATTGAATAATGGCCGTTTGAACATATCGCTCCCTGCTGGATGCATCGGTAAATTTTTCCAGCATCACCTTATTCATTTTTGAACTATCTGTTTGCCACATGATTGCTGCTATAGATGACAATAAATTTTCTCTTGGCACTTTCTCCAGTTCTTTCATTGCAGGCTCCCAGCGAATAGTGGTTTGAATAATTCTTCCCCCGGTTTTGTTTGCAGCCTGCATGCGGCCCATCTCCTGGTCATCATCATTCTTTGCACGAATGTTAAATGCTTCTTTGAAAGCAATCAGTTGAGGAATCCTTAACCGGAACATGAGCGATGAACTGTCGATCCAGTTAAATCCTCCCGGCCAGCCGGCAACGTTTGGTGGATAAAACAAGATCTGTCCCAGTATTTTTTGCAGGTATAATTGTGTTTCTTCATTTTCGATCTGCATTGGCATTGCCCGACGGATACCAACCAGCAAATCAACAGGAGATTTCACTCTGGTACCAATATTCTTTTGCTCATAAAACCAATCGCTGGTAAAAATATCTTTCAGCAAACCGGAAATTTCATAACCTGATTTATAAAAACGATCGGCCAGCCATTTCACTTTTTCTTTATCCACTTCATCGTTAACAAAGAAGCGGTACAGTTTGGTTGTGATATAGGTTGCCGTTTGCTTTTGCTCCAGTAAAATATTCAACACATCATCTCCATCAAAATTTCCGGTTTTATTTAAAACAGTTTTCACGCCATCGTCATGAAGATTTGGCCTGAAAATAAATTCGCCATTTATTTTAAACTGCCAGCCTGTAAAAGCACGGGCGGCTTCTTTAATATCTTTTTCTGTGTAATTACCCCTCCCCATGGTGAAAAGCTCCATCACTTCACGGGCAAAATTTTCATTGGGTTTTTGTTTGCGGTTCTGCTGGTTGTTGAGGAAGGCAAGCATGGCTGCACTGCGGCTCACTTCTTTGAGCAGGGTTCCGAAATTCCCCAAGGCATTCTTACGGATAATATTGATCAAATCCTGTTGATAAAACGCATTTAGATTACGGCAGGCAAAATGTCCATGCCAAAGAACGCTAATTTTTCCCACAACTGCTGCTCCCTGTGCACCATTTCATCGAGCCATTCGAGGTTGAGGCTACGGATTTCTTCTCTTGATTTTTTTTGCAGCTGTTGTTTTTGCTCCTTACTCATTTCTGTTCTGCGAACACCATCTATTCCATTCATCAAACCTTCCACTACATTCTCAGCCACTTTTAATGGCATAGGTTCTTTACGGGAAGCTTTTTCCAATGCATCATACCATTTAGAAGGGGAGCCTTTTGCAAGATCATTCCATTGCTCAACCGCAGGACCAAAGCCCGCCCTCCAGAGCAAATGCTGGTTTTTTAACTGTACAGATACCGACATGTCATGTAATTATTGGGTTACGACTTTAAAAATTCTGATAAGTTTAATGTTAACGAAGGAAAGATGGAAAATCTTTTACTCAGCTCTGTTAATTTTATAACTTCAGTACATGAATGTAAGGCCATATAAATATTTCAGTCCCTTTATTGTTTTTATACTTACCTGGTTTGCCTTTCATGAAACCGGCTGGATTACATTTCTGCCGGTAATTTATGGATTTGCCTTCATCCCTTTCCTGGAATTGTTCCTGAAACCAGATTCAAAAAATTTATCTGCAGCCGAAGAAGAAATGGTGAAGGCAGATAAAACCTATGATTATATTTTATACCTGATTGTTCCTTTACAATACCTGGTGCTGATTGTTTTTCTTTTTTCCCTGAAAGATGAAAATTTAAGCTGGGCCGATATAACAGGCCGCATTATGAGTATGGGATTTCTTTGCGGCATTTTTGGAATTAATGTGGCGCACGAACTTGGGCACAGAGTAAACAGGTTTGAACAGGTGATTTTTTTATTGAGCATAATAAGGGGCATCACAAAAATGTAGCTACACATGAAGACCCTTCCAGCGGAAGGTTTAATGAAAGTGTGTTTGCCTTTTATCCAAGAACAGTTTTATTCAGCTATATCAGTGCATGGAAAATTGCCAATGCTGAAATGCAGAAAAAAGGAAAGCCTGTCTTGAGTATACAGAATGAAATGCTTCAGGCACAACTACTGCAGTTGATATTAATTACGCTGATCTTTTTTTTGTTTGGATGGAAGATCCTGCTGTTTTATCTCGCTGCGGCTTTGATGGGAATTCTGTTACTTGAATGTGTGAATTATATTGAACATTATGGTTTAAGCCGCCGGCAAAATGAGCGTGGAAATTATGAACGGGCCATGCCGCATCACAGCTGGAACAGTGATCATATTATTGGACGGCTGATGTTATTTGAACTGAGCCGCCATAGCGATCATCATTATTTCGCCAGCCGCAAATACCAGATTCTCCGCCATCACAATGATTCGCCGCAAATGCCGACAGGCTATCCCGGCATGATGATACTGGCACATATTCCACCACTCTGGTTTTATATCATGAACCGGAAAATAAAAAAAGAGGCAGGGGAATTGCCTCTTCAGTTACAGGAGTCTTTATAATTAATTTACTACATGATCCACCTGGCACCAATGCCAATATTATTGAGATACCCAAGCCCTAAGCTTGTACCCAATGAGAAATTGCGCTGAACATCTTTTGTGTTATTAATTCCTTTTACTTCTCTGTGGGAATAACCAATATTTACAAAATCTGCAAAACGGAGTTCAAATAAAAATCTGCTGTTCCATTTATATGCAAGACCGGGATAGAGGCCAAGATTTACTCCATATCCCTGAGTATCAGGATTGGCGGTGTTTGTATTGTTGTTTCCCTGGAAATAATTCAGATCTGCCCTTCCTTCGCCAAACACAAAAAAGTTTTTTCCCAAGTGACTTATAGCATTTACTGAAATAACCAACGCCAGCATTGAAGTTGTCATTCTTTGAGTTAGATGCAGGTTGAGTTGGATACTCCTGCTTATTTACCCCATAACCGGCATTGATAAAAAAACCGTTTAACCTGCTTTCTTTTTTGGCAATTCCAAGCTCAGCAGATAAATTAAAACTGGTGCCTTTATTTGTTTG carries:
- the purD gene encoding phosphoribosylamine--glycine ligase yields the protein MNILLLGSGGREHALAWKLAQSPLCENLYIAPGNTGTALCGTNIDIRVDGDFSAAEQFCRANQIHMVIVGPEDPLVHGVYDYFQSAHEILPFAEGWLGVIGPSKFAAQLEGSKAFAKAFMERQNIPTASYREFTIKNFDEGRDFLMNHALPVVLKADGLAGGKGVIICNNHVEAIAEFDMMIHQDKFGSAGKKVVIEEFLNGIEVSVFVLTDGEHYCILPEAKDYKRIGEGDTGLNTGGMGAVSPVPFADKVFMGKVEERIIKPTISGFHKEKMIYKGFVFIGLIKVNNEPYVIEYNCRMGDPETEVVIPRLKNDLVELLVATAEGRVQDIKIEQDPRFVVTMVAVSGGYPGDFLKGYEIEGLDQPLTDAMIFHAGTKEEDGKIVSNGGRVLTVTSFGENVDTCVDRSKAILSGIKYRNMYFRNDIGYEFMNAN
- a CDS encoding peptide MFS transporter — translated: MNQSVAQKGHPKGLWVLFGTEMWERFNYYGMRAILVLFMTKALMFDKAFASNLYGSYTSLVYLTPLIGGYIADRFWGNQRSIIAGGIVMALGEFILFFCGSTYESSPGLSSVLFFSGLGLMIAGNGFFKPNISSLVGQLYPKGDRRIDPAYTIFYMGINVGGAIGPLVCGLVGDTGNPADFKWAFLAGGIAMLLSVIVQLMFHHKYVVDPENKVLGLTPKDSPAIWIKPIAMILGLAALSSAAIGMLYVDAKIFSYLPYLLVGSAIFIFAMIMSDKTLTSHEKQKVLVIFIVVFFVIFFWSAFEQAGASLTFFADEQTQRVVNLKIPIWLVYSLSALLLLFNFSLIKKTAKNLSGDFHKRLRITVYFLLALFTVGILYLAYSIYSLNQSIIDFKEVPASWFQSLNSIFVVGFAPLFAWLWFKLGKWEPSAPTKMAIGLLLLSFGYLWIAFGVNNVATGIKVSMIWLTGMYALHTWGELCLSPIGLSLVNKLAPFKYASLLMAVWFLGNAFANKLAGVLSALYPDGKPTHFLGYEMNNMYDFFMLFCVMAGIASLILFLLTKKLQKMMRSGE
- a CDS encoding glycosyltransferase family 4 protein, whose amino-acid sequence is MEVSYFFRKRRLHAFSIESLFDNVFAQVNTQSNFQAKKVEVPSILNIFTNIFKASKNQGKINHITGDIHYVSLGMKKRNTVLTIHDCVFLTKYSKWDMKYWMFKLFWYQLPMWRANTITVISEKTKRELIKLTGVNEEKVKVVPNFFDPRFEFTPKEFNTQKPRLLQIGTKDNKNIQNLAVALKGISCELHIIGSLDVDTQLALQENKIDFKSYTNLSFDELKHQYELCDMVVFASTYEGFGLPILEACAVGRPLVTSRISPMDEIADNAACKVNPYNVIDIRRGILNVIENAEYRDQLVNNGWKLRYKYSIDNITARYTDLYEEIAAQPAPEFFMLRQAKAAASMLGLV
- a CDS encoding alkane 1-monooxygenase translates to MEHNKGHHKNVATHEDPSSGRFNESVFAFYPRTVLFSYISAWKIANAEMQKKGKPVLSIQNEMLQAQLLQLILITLIFFLFGWKILLFYLAAALMGILLLECVNYIEHYGLSRRQNERGNYERAMPHHSWNSDHIIGRLMLFELSRHSDHHYFASRKYQILRHHNDSPQMPTGYPGMMILAHIPPLWFYIMNRKIKKEAGELPLQLQESL
- a CDS encoding outer membrane beta-barrel protein, with protein sequence MQKIFTLCLLSVLYFSATAQFKKGDKVLGAGLNFQSSKNENNFSTLSQTNKGTSFNLSAELGIAKKESRLNGFFINAGYGVNKQEYPTQPASNSKNDNFNAGVGYFSKCYKSLGKKLFCVWRRKGRSELFPGKQQYKHRQS